In the Fusarium oxysporum f. sp. lycopersici 4287 chromosome 9, whole genome shotgun sequence genome, one interval contains:
- a CDS encoding murein transglycosylase, whose protein sequence is MNKGQDIADKNFQAHWKRWINQTDLDEMLSYGLNTIRVPLGYWLKEDLVDDSEHFPKGGLEYLTQLCGWASDRGFYIILDLHGAPGAQEPNQPFTGQYAPTVGFYSDYNYGRAIEWLEWMTDIIHTKKEYRNVGMLGLVNEPLNWDKAVDSLRKTYYPKACSAIRKVEDKLKVTSNNRLHIHMMGSLWGSGKPTEFLRDTSFTAFDDHRYLKWDTSVEASHDAYIKKSCSDDRNTDGPTIVGEWLLAVPDDVEKTDAWNPQTQKEFYTKWFSAQVHAYEENTLGWVFWTWKASLGDDYRWSYRDAARTGVIPKDLDSLPSVC, encoded by the exons ATGAACAAAGGACAAGATATTGCGGACAAGAACTTTCAAGCTCATTGGAAACGCTGGATTAATCAAACCGATCTCGACGAGATGTTGAGCTATGGCCTGAATACTATTCGTGTGCCTCTAGGGTATTGGCTAAAGGAAgaccttgttgatgattCAGAGCACTTCCCCAAG GGTGGTTTGGAATACTTGACTCAACTCTGTGGTTGGGCAAGCGATCGAGGCTTCTACATCATTCTCGA CCTACACGGTGCCCCGGgtgctcaagaacccaacCAGCCCTTTACGGGTCAATATGCTCCGACAGTTGGGTTCTATAGTGACTATAACTATGGGCGCGCGATCGAATGGCTCGAGTGGATGACCGACATAATCCACACCAAGAAAGAGTATCGCAATGTTGGCATGCTTGGGTTAGTCAATGAGCCGCTGAACTGGGACAAGGCCGTTGATTCGTTGCGAAAGACCTATTATCCCAAGGCCTGCAGT GCAATTCGCAAGGTCgaggacaagctcaaggtcaCCAGCAACAACCGCCTTCATATCCATATGATGGGTTCTCTATGGGGCAGCGGAAAGCCAACCGAGTTCCTCAGGGACACCTCATTCACGGCTTTCGACGACCATCGATACCTCAAGTGGGATACGAGTGTTGAAGCTTCCCATGACGCATACATCAAGAAATCTTGTTCCGATGATCGCAACACTGACGGCCCCACGATCGTTGGCGAATGGTTACTAGCTGTGCccgatgatgttgagaagactgATGCTTGGAATCCTCAGACTCAGAAGGAGTTTTACACCAAGTGGTTCTCTGCTCAGGTGCATGCATATGAAGAGAATACTCTTGGATGGGTCTTTTGGACTTGGAAGGCtagtcttggtgatgactATCGCTGGTCTTATAGAG ATGCGGCGAGAACTGGCGTAATTCCCAAAGACCTCGACTCCCTTCCCAGTGTTTGTTGA